The following coding sequences lie in one Maribacter forsetii DSM 18668 genomic window:
- a CDS encoding SLC13 family permease gives MSIEIIGVFIIIAAVIILFAFEVFPMDKIAFCIIAALLLTGLVSPEEAVSGFSNKAVITILCLMILAIGLEENGAISYLAKGLKVLKNWPVVLAMVAIMLIAGSISTFVSSTAVVIVFIKIVAELREKYQLPPGKLLLPISFASILGGSCTLMGTSTNLLVSNIATRYTGEKLGFFEFSFLGGTFLIISIGIIAIFYRFLPKDNGELSDNYDLDRYLLTLTIEQDSPLVEKPIGESFMYKEADITVLRLSRYGYDQNLDNHDLLIKPNDVILLHCSLENLQKMRGEGYFDVDLAEKDHFTSTKTTQIKKVASSKKADEESKDDKDENLLLELLLLPGSRFLGRNLPELKTILIPRAIPLGINKRKKLRILQNRLHQSNHEFTKLHVGDRLLIQTKPEYVSNFENSNNLAVLNQYEGRTPSTPFKRNLSILILIATIAMAATGIFEVMTSVITGTLAMLLFKCVELNRIYEKINWQIIFLLAGMIPLGIAMSNAKADTWITEELLALMAGQQPIFIIGLLFLTTMILSSVVSNNATAIIMAPIGISLASGLSLDPKPFILCVMFAANFSFFTPLGYQTNALIYSMGIYKFKHFLVIGGVISVVLWIVGTLLLSAML, from the coding sequence ATGTCTATAGAAATCATTGGTGTTTTTATCATCATCGCAGCAGTCATTATATTGTTTGCTTTTGAGGTTTTCCCCATGGATAAAATTGCCTTTTGCATTATTGCCGCGTTACTATTGACAGGCTTGGTTTCCCCCGAAGAAGCCGTCAGCGGATTTTCTAACAAAGCCGTGATCACCATTCTATGTCTAATGATCTTAGCGATCGGACTTGAAGAAAATGGAGCCATTTCTTATCTCGCAAAAGGTTTAAAGGTTTTAAAGAACTGGCCGGTTGTCTTGGCCATGGTCGCTATTATGCTGATTGCAGGTAGTATTTCTACATTTGTAAGTTCTACTGCTGTAGTAATAGTGTTTATAAAGATAGTTGCCGAGCTACGAGAAAAGTATCAACTACCACCAGGAAAATTATTATTACCTATATCATTCGCAAGTATTCTAGGAGGGAGCTGTACCCTTATGGGAACTTCAACCAACTTATTGGTCAGTAATATAGCTACTAGGTACACAGGCGAAAAACTCGGTTTTTTTGAATTTTCGTTCCTAGGAGGCACTTTTTTAATCATTTCTATAGGAATTATAGCCATTTTCTATCGTTTTTTACCAAAAGACAATGGCGAACTTTCAGACAATTATGATCTTGACCGCTATCTTTTGACCTTGACTATTGAACAAGATTCTCCATTAGTTGAGAAACCAATTGGGGAAAGCTTTATGTATAAAGAAGCTGACATAACGGTGTTACGCTTGTCTAGATATGGCTACGATCAAAATCTTGATAATCATGATTTACTGATTAAACCAAACGATGTCATTCTTTTACACTGTAGTTTAGAAAATCTTCAAAAAATGCGTGGTGAAGGTTATTTTGACGTCGATTTAGCAGAAAAAGACCATTTTACTTCTACTAAAACAACTCAAATAAAGAAAGTAGCAAGTTCTAAAAAGGCTGATGAAGAATCAAAAGATGACAAAGATGAAAACTTATTATTAGAACTTCTACTGTTACCCGGTTCTCGTTTTTTAGGTAGAAATTTGCCCGAGTTGAAAACTATATTGATACCAAGAGCTATTCCGCTTGGTATCAATAAAAGAAAGAAACTACGTATTCTACAAAATAGATTACACCAAAGTAATCATGAGTTTACAAAACTTCATGTTGGGGATCGATTATTAATACAGACTAAACCAGAATACGTTTCTAACTTTGAAAACAGCAATAATCTAGCGGTATTAAACCAATATGAAGGTCGCACGCCTTCTACTCCATTTAAAAGAAACTTATCCATCCTGATTTTAATTGCCACCATTGCCATGGCAGCTACGGGAATTTTTGAAGTAATGACGAGCGTAATTACAGGAACCTTAGCTATGCTTCTTTTTAAGTGCGTAGAGTTAAATCGTATTTATGAAAAGATAAACTGGCAAATTATATTCTTATTAGCAGGTATGATACCGTTAGGTATTGCGATGAGTAATGCCAAGGCAGACACTTGGATCACGGAAGAACTTTTAGCCTTAATGGCCGGTCAGCAACCAATATTTATAATCGGATTGTTATTTTTAACCACCATGATTCTAAGTAGTGTTGTATCAAACAATGCTACGGCAATTATAATGGCACCTATTGGAATTTCATTGGCCAGCGGGTTAAGTCTTGATCCCAAGCCATTTATTCTATGTGTAATGTTTGCGGCAAATTTCAGTTTCTTTACTCCCTTAGGATATCAAACAAATGCACTTATCTACAGTATGGGAATATATAAATTCAAACACTTTTTAGTAATCGGCGGGGTTATATCCGTAGTACTTTGGATTGTGGGTACCTTGCTTTTAAGTGCGATGCTGTAA
- a CDS encoding Do family serine endopeptidase — protein sequence MKSNTNTRSAWKVYFFSAVIALVVSYGVIQFNKQNESDKETSGVTVVESVPGAQALYTKDNEGNIKPLDFTETSEKVLDAVVHIKSTQTGSTSQRQGARELPDPFKEFFGDMFKGQSPNGGQSRPRVGTGSGVIINDKGYIVTNNHVIDNADEVEVTLYNNQSYKATVIGTDPTTDLALLQIKADNLKTMSLVNSDDVEVGEWVLAVGNPLGLNSTVTAGIVSAKARSIHINTDKFAVESFIQTDAAINPGNSGGALVNLDGNLVGINTAIASTTGTYTGYGFAVPSNIVTKVVEDLLKFGNVQRGMLGVSIRTMDSNLAKEKDVDFTKGVWVEQVGEDSGADLAGMESGDIIVSVNGKETATSPRLQEIIAGKRPGDKVAIIVNRNGKEKELEVELHNSQGGTDFIKKEKKEVFNLLGADFENVDKQLAKKLDIDGGVQVSKLYPGKIKSETQMRAGFIITHIDGKRVDDIDDVAAILENKKGGVMLEGVYEDGTKNYYAFGLDS from the coding sequence ATGAAATCAAATACAAATACCAGAAGCGCTTGGAAGGTTTACTTCTTCTCGGCAGTTATTGCTCTAGTCGTAAGTTACGGAGTAATTCAATTTAACAAACAAAATGAATCGGATAAGGAAACTAGCGGAGTAACCGTGGTTGAATCTGTACCAGGAGCACAGGCTTTATACACAAAGGATAATGAAGGAAATATTAAGCCTTTAGATTTTACGGAAACTTCTGAAAAAGTTTTAGATGCCGTGGTGCATATTAAATCTACCCAAACGGGATCAACAAGCCAGAGACAAGGAGCGAGAGAATTACCAGACCCTTTTAAAGAATTTTTTGGCGATATGTTTAAAGGGCAATCTCCAAATGGAGGGCAATCAAGACCTAGAGTAGGTACAGGTTCTGGAGTGATTATTAATGATAAAGGATATATCGTTACCAATAATCATGTTATCGATAATGCAGATGAGGTTGAGGTAACTTTATATAACAATCAATCGTATAAAGCCACTGTAATCGGTACAGACCCGACTACAGATTTGGCGTTATTACAGATTAAAGCAGATAATTTAAAAACGATGTCTTTGGTCAATTCAGATGATGTTGAAGTTGGCGAGTGGGTATTGGCAGTTGGTAATCCGTTAGGGTTGAATTCTACGGTTACCGCCGGTATTGTTAGTGCAAAGGCAAGAAGCATTCATATTAATACAGATAAGTTTGCGGTAGAAAGCTTTATACAGACAGATGCCGCTATCAACCCTGGTAACAGTGGTGGTGCTTTGGTAAATCTTGATGGTAATTTGGTAGGAATTAACACAGCCATTGCTAGCACAACCGGTACTTATACCGGATACGGATTTGCGGTGCCTAGTAACATCGTTACCAAAGTGGTTGAAGATTTACTGAAATTCGGTAACGTACAACGTGGCATGTTGGGGGTTTCTATTAGAACTATGGACAGTAACTTGGCAAAAGAAAAAGATGTTGACTTTACCAAAGGTGTTTGGGTAGAGCAAGTAGGTGAAGATAGTGGTGCTGATTTGGCAGGTATGGAATCTGGCGATATTATAGTTAGTGTAAACGGTAAAGAAACAGCTACGTCACCAAGACTTCAAGAAATTATAGCAGGTAAAAGACCTGGTGATAAGGTTGCTATTATTGTAAATAGAAATGGAAAGGAAAAAGAATTGGAAGTAGAGCTACATAATTCTCAAGGTGGAACAGATTTTATCAAGAAAGAGAAGAAAGAAGTATTTAATCTTTTAGGTGCGGATTTTGAAAATGTAGACAAGCAATTAGCCAAAAAATTAGATATTGATGGTGGGGTACAGGTTTCTAAACTATACCCTGGTAAGATTAAGAGTGAGACGCAAATGAGAGCTGGTTTCATCATTACGCATATTGATGGTAAACGTGTAGATGACATTGATGATGTTGCTGCTATTTTGGAGAACAAAAAAGGCGGAGTAATGTTAGAAGGTGTTTATGAAGATGGCACTAAAAATTATTATGCCTTCGGATTGGATTCATAG
- a CDS encoding TIGR04282 family arsenosugar biosynthesis glycosyltransferase produces the protein MNSLGATAILVFANSAKEDLANKGIAQGEQLFNILTTATLRKAKNTGLPVFHFSDENQIGNNFGERFTNAIASVFEKGFTSVITIGNDTPHLKTQQLKHTAKQLAKGKSVIGPSIDGGFYLLGLQKSNFEISEFQNLPWQRFGLYHKITMWLQEESTALVKLPVLQDLDTEKDLKAILSFSKDLPTTLLLVIIALLRINRSLYYTNQHFFSLFLNSFLYNKGSPLVSFI, from the coding sequence TTGAATTCACTAGGTGCTACAGCTATATTGGTATTTGCTAATTCCGCTAAGGAAGATTTAGCCAATAAGGGTATTGCCCAAGGTGAACAGTTGTTTAACATTCTTACCACAGCCACACTTCGTAAAGCAAAAAATACAGGTTTGCCTGTTTTTCATTTTTCTGATGAAAACCAAATTGGCAACAATTTTGGCGAACGTTTCACGAATGCCATAGCTTCAGTATTTGAAAAGGGTTTTACAAGTGTTATTACCATAGGGAACGATACTCCGCACTTAAAAACACAACAACTTAAACATACCGCCAAGCAATTGGCAAAGGGCAAGTCTGTTATTGGACCATCTATTGATGGCGGTTTTTATCTTTTAGGTTTACAAAAATCAAATTTTGAGATAAGCGAATTTCAAAACCTACCTTGGCAACGCTTTGGCTTGTACCACAAAATTACCATGTGGCTACAAGAAGAATCAACAGCATTGGTGAAATTGCCCGTTTTACAGGATCTGGATACTGAAAAAGATCTAAAAGCTATTTTATCATTCTCAAAAGACCTGCCAACTACCTTGCTATTGGTGATAATAGCATTATTACGAATAAACAGAAGTCTATACTACACTAACCAGCACTTCTTTAGTCTATTTCTAAATAGTTTTCTATATAACAAGGGCTCGCCTTTAGTTTCATTTATCTAG
- a CDS encoding YciI family protein — translation MKDFMMIFIGADYQELGLSPEQLQERMGKWFAWNEKMQKQGIVKAGDALVPHVKRVSGPNRTVTDAPLIEGKELIGGYYIVQAENADAVVKIAEDYPDYDLDGTVEIREVMVFDQQ, via the coding sequence ATGAAAGATTTTATGATGATTTTCATTGGTGCAGATTACCAAGAATTAGGTTTATCGCCAGAGCAGTTGCAAGAACGTATGGGAAAATGGTTCGCTTGGAACGAAAAAATGCAAAAACAAGGTATCGTAAAAGCTGGTGATGCATTGGTGCCACATGTAAAAAGAGTATCTGGACCCAACCGTACCGTAACCGATGCCCCGTTGATTGAAGGTAAAGAATTAATTGGAGGATATTATATTGTACAAGCAGAGAATGCCGATGCCGTTGTAAAAATTGCAGAAGATTACCCAGATTACGATTTAGATGGCACCGTAGAAATTAGGGAAGTAATGGTATTTGACCAACAATAA
- a CDS encoding RNA polymerase sigma factor: MEHKVVDHLFRHHYGKMVAILTRFFGLSHIETIEDAVQDTFIKATSQWRTQIPDNPEAWLNRVAKNRTIDILRSIQAEKNRNLAITTGASTLQIDELFLDHEVADSQLRMIFVACHPTLHPNEQIAFALKTISGFSIKEIAAALLTKEETISKRLTRAKKTIIERDIQFQYPDPEAIHNRMERVMKVIYLTFNEGFHSTNKEKLIKEDLCGEAIRLCQLLLKKEQFRSGSLYALFALLCFHISRLESKISSDNQLVNLKNQDRTKWYFPLIKMGNSAMHKAMDYDDSSVYHYEAAIASEHLNAKTFKDTNWRKISYWYEQLYTFEPNMFILLNHATVCLQLNDLAKTYQLLNCIEVAELGQRAYLYYGCYAEYYLKKGEKDLAISFLDKALLETSNRLEREFLMKKREKLL, translated from the coding sequence ATGGAACATAAAGTAGTAGACCATCTTTTTAGACATCATTACGGGAAGATGGTCGCTATTTTAACCCGTTTTTTCGGCTTATCTCATATAGAAACTATTGAAGATGCGGTACAGGATACCTTTATAAAAGCAACTTCTCAATGGCGAACCCAAATTCCCGATAATCCAGAAGCTTGGCTGAACCGAGTTGCGAAGAACAGAACAATTGATATTCTAAGAAGCATACAAGCTGAAAAGAATAGAAATCTTGCCATTACCACAGGAGCTTCTACGTTACAGATTGATGAACTTTTTTTAGACCATGAAGTAGCCGATAGTCAATTACGAATGATTTTCGTTGCCTGCCACCCTACTTTGCATCCTAATGAACAAATTGCATTTGCGCTTAAAACAATTTCAGGTTTTAGCATTAAAGAAATAGCTGCGGCATTGTTGACCAAAGAAGAAACTATTTCTAAACGACTGACCCGGGCAAAGAAAACAATAATAGAAAGGGATATTCAGTTTCAATACCCAGATCCAGAAGCAATTCATAATCGCATGGAGCGGGTCATGAAAGTTATTTATTTGACGTTTAATGAAGGGTTTCATTCCACTAATAAAGAAAAATTAATTAAAGAAGATTTGTGTGGCGAAGCCATTCGACTTTGCCAACTTCTTTTGAAAAAAGAGCAGTTTAGAAGCGGAAGTTTGTATGCACTTTTTGCGTTACTATGTTTTCATATATCGCGACTGGAGAGTAAAATTTCGTCTGATAATCAATTGGTTAATTTGAAAAATCAAGACCGTACCAAATGGTATTTTCCACTGATAAAAATGGGAAATAGCGCAATGCACAAAGCCATGGATTACGATGATAGTTCGGTGTATCATTACGAAGCTGCTATAGCCTCTGAACATTTAAATGCAAAAACATTTAAAGATACCAACTGGAGAAAGATTTCTTATTGGTATGAACAGTTGTATACGTTTGAACCTAACATGTTTATATTGTTAAATCATGCAACAGTTTGTCTTCAACTAAACGATTTAGCGAAAACATATCAATTACTGAATTGCATTGAGGTAGCCGAACTTGGTCAAAGAGCATATCTATATTATGGTTGTTATGCGGAATATTATCTGAAAAAAGGTGAGAAAGATTTGGCAATCTCTTTTTTAGACAAAGCATTGCTGGAAACATCGAATAGGTTGGAGCGGGAGTTTTTGATGAAGAAGCGGGAAAAGCTGCTATAG
- a CDS encoding patatin-like phospholipase family protein, with amino-acid sequence MQIGSKSIGLVLSGGGIRGMAHIGVIKAMQEFGIEAKVVSGSSIGALVGALYAADKPVVDMLKFFKETPLFKYNYFAVAKPGLLNSESYIASFKQYFPDDSFEALNRELHVVATNLQKGEELFIDKGELIKPLLASAALPPVFSPVEYKGELYADGGIMNNFPSEAVLPKVDYVIGSNVSVVSQLEKKHLNNSFQLTGRVTGLMIYAINRQKINNCHLVLESKELEHIGLLDRRGIEKAYAIGYEAAVKKFEEVFTK; translated from the coding sequence ATGCAAATAGGTTCTAAGTCCATTGGTTTGGTGCTTTCCGGTGGAGGCATTAGAGGCATGGCACATATAGGTGTTATTAAGGCAATGCAAGAGTTTGGCATTGAGGCTAAAGTGGTATCCGGTAGTAGTATTGGTGCATTAGTGGGTGCATTGTATGCGGCAGACAAACCTGTAGTAGATATGCTTAAGTTTTTTAAGGAAACACCGCTTTTCAAATACAATTACTTTGCTGTTGCTAAACCAGGTTTATTGAATAGCGAGAGTTATATAGCTTCTTTTAAACAGTATTTTCCAGATGATAGTTTTGAGGCCTTGAATAGAGAACTCCACGTAGTCGCTACAAATTTGCAAAAAGGTGAAGAGCTTTTTATCGATAAGGGTGAATTGATAAAGCCTTTATTGGCATCGGCTGCATTACCACCTGTTTTTAGTCCTGTAGAGTATAAGGGAGAATTATATGCCGATGGCGGAATCATGAACAATTTTCCGTCTGAAGCTGTTCTGCCAAAAGTTGATTATGTAATTGGTAGTAATGTATCTGTGGTTTCTCAATTAGAGAAAAAACATTTGAACAATTCATTTCAATTGACAGGCAGAGTAACGGGGTTGATGATTTACGCGATTAACCGCCAAAAAATCAATAATTGTCACCTTGTACTAGAATCTAAAGAACTGGAACATATTGGCTTGCTAGATAGAAGAGGCATTGAAAAAGCCTACGCCATTGGCTATGAAGCTGCTGTTAAAAAGTTTGAGGAGGTATTTACCAAATAG
- a CDS encoding ferredoxin--NADP reductase — protein MSHFHPLTIKHIKQLTPTSVAVTFSIPKELAQTFTFTAGQYITIKKEIKGKELRRAYSISSSTEKDGITIGIKKVDNGGFSNYANSELKVGDTLEVMEPEGRFVFNTTKEVQNIAAFAAGSGITPIMSIVKSVLDSNPKNKFVLVYGNKSYEETMFYTDLVKLELEYANRFFVYFTNSQTREDKALFGRIDTSTVNYALLNKHKDVDFDGYYLCGPEEMIRLVQDTLIENEVDKDKIHFELFTPTEIKEELPVQADGQTAVTVLVDDEEFEFTMDKKTIILDAVLKENIDAPYSCQGGVCSSCIAKVTEGKAEMVMNQILTDKEIADGFILTCQAHATTPTIKVDFDDV, from the coding sequence ATGTCGCATTTTCACCCATTAACGATAAAACATATCAAGCAATTGACGCCAACCTCTGTTGCCGTTACGTTTTCAATTCCGAAAGAATTGGCACAGACTTTCACCTTTACGGCGGGTCAGTATATCACCATTAAAAAAGAGATTAAGGGTAAAGAACTTAGAAGAGCATACTCTATTAGTTCATCTACCGAAAAAGATGGCATCACCATCGGCATTAAAAAAGTAGATAATGGAGGGTTCTCCAATTACGCCAACTCAGAATTAAAAGTTGGTGATACATTAGAAGTAATGGAACCAGAAGGTCGTTTCGTATTCAATACAACCAAAGAAGTACAGAATATTGCCGCTTTTGCCGCGGGTAGTGGTATTACACCAATCATGAGTATTGTAAAGTCTGTTTTAGATAGTAACCCTAAAAACAAATTCGTTTTGGTTTACGGTAACAAATCTTACGAAGAGACTATGTTCTATACAGATTTGGTAAAACTTGAACTAGAATATGCCAATCGGTTTTTTGTATACTTCACTAATAGTCAAACACGTGAAGACAAGGCTTTATTTGGTAGAATAGATACCTCAACTGTAAACTATGCATTATTAAATAAGCATAAGGATGTTGATTTTGATGGATACTATTTATGTGGACCAGAGGAGATGATTCGTTTGGTACAAGATACTTTAATTGAGAATGAAGTAGATAAGGATAAAATCCATTTTGAGCTATTTACACCAACGGAAATAAAAGAAGAATTGCCTGTACAAGCAGATGGCCAAACCGCGGTTACTGTACTTGTTGATGATGAAGAATTTGAGTTTACTATGGATAAGAAAACCATAATTCTAGATGCTGTTTTAAAAGAAAATATTGATGCTCCATATTCATGCCAAGGCGGAGTATGTAGTAGCTGTATTGCCAAGGTAACGGAAGGAAAAGCTGAAATGGTTATGAACCAGATTCTGACCGATAAAGAAATTGCAGATGGATTTATCTTAACCTGTCAAGCGCATGCAACCACACCTACTATAAAAGTAGATTTTGATGATGTGTAA